Proteins from a single region of Argopecten irradians isolate NY chromosome 7, Ai_NY, whole genome shotgun sequence:
- the LOC138326911 gene encoding chitin deacetylase 8-like: protein MFRIYLFLIVLVCQCVAIPLTKCQQGVNCFLPRCFCPTFDHPMNLSDIPQMVYFGFDDAVNSQMANHYDFLFLKDNLTNPNGCPISITLLVSDEFTDYSILKRYYQHGFELGVHSVTHTHINTGDKVREEAGDQRDNFVTQVGISKYDVVGWRSPFLITAGDQQIDALKQLGFKYDVSLIYTRPHIDNDDVWPFTLDYGWPFKCHNNRCPKQNHKGFWQVPINPLIDYTHEFTCAFVDGCAYKPRNEAEAYKYIMDNFYRHYNGNRSPFGLHIHAAWFETKHLRDGMNRAIHSMNELEDVYIVNIKQMIEWMKYPTKLSEIKTFDGLGCWPRDKAFLHILLMVLPVSSLFILVIALLVYVIRKLMFRSRHNDYIALNGKKHMNKLVHGSDDVEM from the coding sequence ATGTTCCGGATTTATTTGTTTCTGATTGTGTTAGTCTGTCAGTGTGTTGCAATACCACTGACAAAATGTCAACAAGGTGTGAACTGTTTCTTACCTAGATGTTTCTGTCCTACATTTGACCACCCAATGAACTTAAGCGATATTCCGCAGATGGTTTATTTCGGGTTTGATGACGCTGTCAATTCACAGATGGCAAATCATTATGATTTTCTGTTCCTGAAGGATAACCTTACAAACCCAAATGGCTGTCCCATTAGTATAACACTCCTTGTGTCTGACGAATTCACAGATTACTCGATTCTGAAGCGGTACTATCAACACGGATTCGAACTCGGTGTACATAGTGTAACGCACACGCATATAAATACTGGAGACAAAGTGCGGGAGGAAGCAGGAGACCAGAGAGACAATTTCGTCACACAAGTTGGTATTTCTAAGTATGACGTTGTTGGGTGGCGGAGCCCATTTCTCATAACGGCAGGCGATCAACAAATAGATGCGCTTAAGCAACTAGGATTTAAGTATGATGTTTCACTTATCTACACCAGACCACACATAGACAATGATGATGTATGGCCGTTTACCCTGGACTATGGGTGGCCGTTCAAATGTCATAACAATAGATGTCCGAAACAGAACCATAAAGGGTTCTGGCAGGTTCCCATCAATCCTCTCATTGACTATACACACGAATTCACCTGTGCGTTTGTCGACGGGTGTGCGTATAAGCCTAGAAATGAAGCAGAGGCTTATAAATACATTATGGATAATTTCTATAGGCATTATAATGGAAACAGATCCCCATTTGGATTACACATCCATGCGGCTTGGTTTGAAACCAAACATTTAAGGGATGGTATGAACAGAGCTATACACAGTATGAACGAATTGGAGGATGTTTATATCGTTAATATTAAACAAATGATAGAATGGATGAAATACCCAACAAAGTtatcagaaataaaaacattcGATGGATTAGGATGCTGGCCCCGTGATAAAGCATTCCTACACATACTTCTGATGGTACTTCCGGTATCTAGTCTTTTCATCCTTGTAATTGCATTGCTAGTATATGTCATTCGTAAACTGATGTTCAGATCACGGCATAATGATTATATTGCACTGAATGGTAAAAAACACATGAACAAATTAGTACACGGTAGCGATGACGTggagatgtga